The DNA sequence ACCGTTACCGAGGCGATATCGAATAACGCGACCCCGTCCAGGACGAGTGGTTTCCATCCTTGTTGACTGTGGAAACGACGCCGTAGGGCCTTCTTTGACATGCGGTGGCGGTGCATTACCCATCGCGCGACGCGGTGCCAGACAATGGCAGCGAGTCCGCTGAAGGTCCGCTTAGCAACCGCGTGTCGGAAGTAGTTCGCCCAGCCACGCAGGATCTGGTTGATCCGGATCAGCGTGACCCCGAACTCCTGCCCTGACAGCCTGCGGGTTAGTGCCCGGATCTTACGTTTCAGTTCACGCACCGGCGTGTGCGCGATGAACGTATAGACGTAGTACTTGTCCGTTCCTCGTTTACGCATCCATGTGATCCGGAAGCCGAGGAAGTCGAACCCGTCCTGCATGTGCACGATCTGAGTCTTTGCCTCTGAGAGGCGTAGACCCATCGGTTCGAGCACGGCGGTGGCCTGTTCGCGGGCCTGTTCGACGTTTTCGCGGGTGCCGTTGACCAAGACGACGAAGTCGTCCGCATAGCGCACGATGCGCCAGGTCCCCAGTCCGCGACGTCGACGGGTCACGCGGTGTTCCTTACTCCAACTTCGCCATTGCTTGTCGAAGTGCTCATCGAGCACTGACAAGGCGATATTGGCCAGTAACGGTGACAGGATCCCGCCTTGCGGGGTGCCAGTGTCGGTGTTCTCATAGTCGCCGAGTTCGGTGAGGATCCCAGCCTTCAAGAACGCCTTTACCAGGGCCAGCACACGCTTGTCTTTGACCCGGCCACGCACTCGGCCCATCAGGGCCGCGTGGTCGATCCGGTCAAAACACGCCTCGATATCTGCATCCAGTACCCAGCGGTAGCCGCGGGTGCCGAATGCCTGTATCTCGGCGATCGCATCGTGTGCACGCCGGTTGGGCCGGAACCCGTACGAGACCGGCACAAAGTCCGCCTCGAAAATGGGTTCCAGCACCAGTTTCAGCGCTGCCTGAACTACCCTGTCGGTCACGGTCGGGATCCCCAGTCGGCGAAACTTTCCGCCGGATTTGGGGATCATCCGTTCCCGTACCGGCAACGGGCGGAACTCTCGTGCCCGTAGCCGATCCCGGATATCGTTCAAGAACACCTGCAGACCAACATGGTCCCGGACGTGACCGATACTGATCCGGTCCACTCCGGTCGTGTTGGCCCCAGCGTTACCCGCGACCCGCGCGAACGCCACCATCAGCGTCGCCGGGTCACACACCAGGTTGAATAGGTCATCAAAGCGGCGGCCAGGTTCAGTCGTCGCCCACTGGTGCAGTTTGGTCTGTATCTTCCGTACCTGTGGCCCCGCCGTTTCCAGGCTTGGCCACCAGACCGGGACATTCACCCCGGTATCTTCGGGCATTACAGTCATCCTTTCTTGCTGATCTCGCTGCCGCCCTTTGCCCTGTGACCGGCTTTCCCGGACTCCACGGCAGGTCGTGACTCCTGCGACTACTACGACGGCTCCGCCCCATCCCGGACCGGTCGGCCGACGATGGACCCAGCCACTGGGGCTGGCTGGCTGCCTGCCTTTAGTGGCGGGACCGGGATGGTTCCCGTGTTCACTGATCGATCGCTTGTCGAAGGAGGCGTCCAGCTCTACCCCCGCGGCATCGCCACGGCTACTCCGTAGTACGTCACCGTGGCCTTCTCGGGCGGTATCCACAGGTGACCGAGAAGTTGCCCGCCTGGTGGGCGGGCACGCACCGCGACCGGCCCTGATCCGTCAGGTTCGAGCCGGTGGTGCGTTAGGAGGCTTCAGATACTGGTTCCTCGCGTACACCTCTTCGTCTCGCTCGCCGGGCCCGCGTCATCTGACGGTGCTGACGCGTCCCGACTACATGAGGGGCC is a window from the Antricoccus suffuscus genome containing:
- the ltrA gene encoding group II intron reverse transcriptase/maturase — translated: MPEDTGVNVPVWWPSLETAGPQVRKIQTKLHQWATTEPGRRFDDLFNLVCDPATLMVAFARVAGNAGANTTGVDRISIGHVRDHVGLQVFLNDIRDRLRAREFRPLPVRERMIPKSGGKFRRLGIPTVTDRVVQAALKLVLEPIFEADFVPVSYGFRPNRRAHDAIAEIQAFGTRGYRWVLDADIEACFDRIDHAALMGRVRGRVKDKRVLALVKAFLKAGILTELGDYENTDTGTPQGGILSPLLANIALSVLDEHFDKQWRSWSKEHRVTRRRRGLGTWRIVRYADDFVVLVNGTRENVEQAREQATAVLEPMGLRLSEAKTQIVHMQDGFDFLGFRITWMRKRGTDKYYVYTFIAHTPVRELKRKIRALTRRLSGQEFGVTLIRINQILRGWANYFRHAVAKRTFSGLAAIVWHRVARWVMHRHRMSKKALRRRFHSQQGWKPLVLDGVALFDIASVTVTRYRWRGYRIPTPWTVINTTA